In a genomic window of Siniperca chuatsi isolate FFG_IHB_CAS linkage group LG1, ASM2008510v1, whole genome shotgun sequence:
- the ppip5k1a gene encoding inositol hexakisphosphate and diphosphoinositol-pentakisphosphate kinase 2 isoform X10 produces the protein MSEPNSPGESRRGAPRFFVGCEDDESEVLEDSMRTDMELYEDDEDTDSPPEQQIVVGICCMMKKSKSKPMTQILERLCRFEYITVVIFPEDVILNEPVDKWPLCDCLISFHSKGFPLDKAVSYAKLRNPLLINDLNMQYYIQDRREVYRILQEEGIDLPRYAVLNRDPDKPDECNLVEGEDHVEVNGEIFQKPFVEKPVCAEDHNVYIYYPTSAGGGSQRLFRKIGSRSSVYSPESNVRKTGSYIYEEFMPTDGTDVKVYTVGPDYAHAEARKSPALDGKVERDSEGKEVRYPVMLSAMEKLVARKVCLAFKQTVCGFDLLRANGHSYVCDVNGFSFVKNSMKYYDDCAKILGNIVMRELAPQFQIPWSIPTEAEDIPIVPTTSGTMMELRCVIAVIRHGDRTPKQKMKMEVRNPMFFDLFEKYGGYKTGKLKLKKPKQLQEVLDITRQLLAELGQHNDCEIEEKKSKLEQLKTVLEMYGHFSGINRKVQLTYLPHGQPKTSSEEEDTRKEGPSLLLVLKWGGELTPAGRVQAEELGRAFRCMYPGGQGDYAGFPGCGLLRLHSTYRHDLKIYASDEGRVQMTAAAFAKGLLALEGELTPILVQMVKSANMNGLLDNDSDSLSSCQHRVKARLHEILQKDRDFTDEDFDRLAPTCSASLVNSMKIVQNPVATCDRVYSLIQSLTSQIRKRMEDPKSADLQLYHSETLELMLQRWSKLERDFRMKNGRYDISKIPDIYDCVKYDVIHNATLGLEDTLELFRLSRALADIVIPQEYGINKVEKLDIAYAYCLPLVRKIQLDLQRTHEDESVNKLHPLYSRGVMSPGRHVRTRLYFTSESHVHSLLSIFRYGGLLDEEKDQQWKRAMDYLSAVSELNYMTQIVIMLYEDNNKDLSSEERFHVELHFSPGVKGVEEEENAPTGFGFRPASAEVARQNGQKQPDPGSLEDLSRDETDRAVPLSEPITIQRKSPLIRNHKTGSMEVLSETSSSKVGSYRLFSLCSRQSPEMKQSGLGSQCAGLFSTTVLGGSSSAPNLQDYARAHRKKFSTGSLSYKDELLSMPAVKRFSVSFAKYPTNGFEGCSMVPSIYPLETLHNSLSLKQVNEFLAGVCESAGDPHTRTTRALSAMFDTHNQPSVDAYIPQRVSSSISLRSRSDRPPWYSSGPSSTVSSAGPSSPTTADTSPRFSFSDKISLTPQSSEETHSSQNISTQPVAAVGLQVLDPTCLAISIPSEVPLTPNNSPEDDAEHCAVTGHQPDDPECTQEGPEVDSAAVDASSGDLGPGPPCSALADLTLGRMESYCLPGSLPVLLELRESSSEAGSSSLTPQSPEGPDEFFDTQESMELWMDSPESLPRPETPLEVGATRTAEP, from the exons ATGTCAGAGCCCAACAGCCCGGGCGAGAGCCGGCGTGGCGCTCCCAGATTCTTCGTGGGCTGCGAGGACGATGAGAGCGAGGTCCTGGAGGACAGCATGAGGACAGACATGGAGCTATATGAGGACGACGAAGACACAGACTCG CCCCCGGAGCAACAGATCGTGGTGGGGATCTGCTGCATGATGAAGAAGTCCAAGTCTAAGCCAATGACCCAGATCCTGGAGAGGCTGTGCAGGTTTGAGTACATCACTGTGGTCATCTTCCCAGAGGACGTCATCCTCAACGAGCCCGTGGACAAATGGCCTCTCTGTGACTGCCTCATCTCCTTCCACTCCAAgg GATTCCCGCTGGATAAGGCAGTGAGCTATGCCAAACTGAGAAACCCTCTGCTCATCAATGACCTGAACATGCAGTACTACATACAGGACAG GAGAGAGGTGTATCGCATCCTGCAGGAGGAAGGGATTGATCTACCACGCTATGCTGTGCTGAACCGTGACCCAGATAAACCAGATG agtgtaACCTGGTGGAAGGAGAGGACCATGTGGAGGTGAATGGAGAAATATTCCAGAAGCCTTTTGTTGAGAAGCCTGTCTGCGCTGAGGACCACAACGTCTACATCTACTACCCCACCTCTGCTGGTGGTGGCAGCCAGCGACTCTTCAGAAAG ATCGGGAGCCGGAGCAGTGTGTACTCACCAGAGAGCAATGTGAGGAAGACAGGCTCTTACATCTATGAGGAGTTCATGCCAACAGACGGCACAGATGTTAAG GTGTACACTGTGGGGCCGGACTATGCTCATGCTGAGGCTCGGAAGTCCCCTGCGCTGGACGGgaaggtggagagagacagcgagGGGAAGGAGGTCCGCTACCCCGTCATGCTCTCAGCCATGGAGAAACTGGTGGCCCGTAAGGTCTGCCTAGCATTCAAG CAAACTGTGTGTGGCTTCGATCTTCTCCGAGCCAATGGACACTCCTATGTGTGTGATGTCAATGGTTTCAGCTTCGTGAAGAACTCAATGAAGTACTACGACGACTGTGCCAAGATCCTTGG GAACATCGTGATGCGTGAGCTGGCTCCTCAGTTTCAGATTCCTTGGTCCATCCCTACTGAGGCAGAGGACATCCCCATTGTCCCCACTACGTCAGGGACCAT GATGGAGCTACGCTGTGTCATCGCTGTCATCCGACATGGAGACAGAACGCCCAAACAGAAGATGAAGATGGAAGTTCGCAACCCCAT GTTCTTTGATCTGTTTGAAAAATATGGAGGGTACAAAACAGGGAAATTAAAGCTGAAGAAGCCAAAACAACTGCAG GAGGTGCTGGACATCACACGGCAGTTGTTAGCAGAACTAGGGCAACACAATGACTGCGAGATAGAAGAGAAGAAGTCCAAACTGGAGCAGCTGAAGACGGTTCTGGAAAT GTATGGCCACTTCTCGGGGATCAACAGAAAAGTGCAACTAACTTACTTGCCCCATGGGCAGCCCAAAACCTCAAGTGAGGAAGAAG ACACACGTAAGGAAGGTCCGtctctgctgctggtgctgaaGTGGGGAGGAGAGCTGACTCCTGCTGGCAGAGTACAGGCTGAGGAGCTGGGAAGGGCCTTCCGCTGTATGTACCCCGGAGGACAAG GAGACTATGCTGGATTTCCAGGCTGTGGGTTACTGCGGCTACACAGCACCTACAGACACGACCTGAAGATATATGCGTCTGATGAAGGCAGGGTGCAGATGACGGCCGCAGCCTTCGCAAAG ggtttgctggctctggagGGTGAGCTGACACCCATCCTGGTGCAGATGGTGAAGAGCGCCAACATGAACGGGCTGCTGGACAACGACAGCGACTCCCTGAGCAGCTGCCAGCACCGCGTCAAGGCTCGACTCCATGAGATTCTGCAGAAGGACAGAGACTTCACCGACGAAGACTTTGACAGG ctGGCCCCGACCTGTAGTGCCTCTTTGGTGAATTCAATGAAGATAGTCCAGAACCCAGTGGCCACATGTGACCGGGTCTACTCCCTCATTCAGAGCCTCACCTCCCAGATCCGGAAAAGGATGGAGGACCCCAAGTCAGCTG ACCTGCAGCTGTACCACAGTGAGACACTGGAGCTAATGCTGCAGCGCTGGTCAAAACTTGAGAGGGACTTCCGCATGAAGAACGGCCGCTACGACATCAGTAAAATACCTGACATTTACGACTGCGTGAAGTACGATGTCATCCACAATGCTACACTGGGCCTTGAGGACACACTGGAGCTGTTCAGACTCTCTCGAGCTTTGGCTGACATCGTCATCCCgcag GAATATGGCATAAATAAAGTGGAGAAATTGGACATAGCATACGCCTACTGCCTTCCACTGGTCAGAAAGATCCAGCTTGACCTGCAGAGGACCCACGAGGACGAGTCTGTCAACAAACTGCACCCTCT GTACTCTCGCGGAGTGATGTCTCCTGGGCGCCATGTCAGGACACGTTTATATTTCACCAGTGAGAGTCATGTCCACTCCCTGCTCAGCATTTTCCGCTATGGAGGCCTGCTTGAT GAGGAGAAGGACCAGCAGTGGAAGCGTGCCATGGATTACCTCAGTGCTGTCTCTGAACTCAACTACATGACTCAGATTGTCATCATGTTGTATGAGGACAACAATAAg GACCTCTCCTCAGAGGAACGCTTCCACGTAGAGCTTCACTTCAGCCCTGGTGTCAAAGgtgttgaggaggaggagaacgcACCAACCGGCTTTGGCTTCAGGCCTGCTTCTGCAGAGGTAGCACGGCAG AACGGGCAGAAACAGCCCGACCCCGGCAGCCTGGAGGACCTCTCACGAGATGAGACCGACCGCGCCGTGCCGCTGTCTGAGCCAATCACTATTCAGAGGAAGTCCCCACTCATACGCAATCATAAGACTGGATCCATGGAG GTTCTGTCAGAGACATCATCCTCCAAAGTAGGCAGTTATCGGCTCTTCTCGCTCTGCTCACGTCAGTCCCCTGAGATGAAACAAAGTGGATTGG GCTCTCAGTGCGCCGGGCTCTTCAGCACCACTGTCCTAGGTGGGTCCTCTAGCGCCCCTAACCTGCAGGACTACGCACGCGCACATCGCAAAAAATTCTCCACTGGCAGTCTGTCCTACAAAGACG aGTTGTTGTCTATGCCGGCAGTAAAACGATTTTCTGTGTCGTTTGCAAAGTATCCGACTAATG GCTTCGAAGGCTGCTCCATGGTGCCCTCCATCTATCCTCTGGAAACGCTTCACAACTCACTGTCGCTAAAACAGGTCAACGAGTTCCTCGCCGGTGTGTGCGAAAGCGCAGGGGATCCACACACGAGGACTACCAGAG CTCTATCAGCCATGTTTGACACACACAACCAGCCGTCAGTGGACGCGTACATCCCTCAGAGagtctcttcctccatctctctcagaTCTCGTTCTGACAGACCTCCTTGGT ACAGCAGCGGTCCATCCAGCACAGTATCCAGCGCTGGACCATCCTCTCCCACTACAGCTGACACTTCCCCACGCTTCAGCTTCAGTGATAAGATCTCCCTCACCCCTCAGAGCAGCGAGGAAACTCACTCCTCCCAAAACATTTCCACTCAGCCAGTGGCTGCCGTCGGGTTACAAGTCCTTGACCCAACTTGCCTTGCTATTTCAATCCCCTCTGAAGTCCCTCTGACTCCAAATAACTCACCAGAGGATGATGCTGAGCACTGCGCTGTTACTGGTCACCAGCCTGATGATCCTGAATGCacacaggaagggccagaggtGGATTCTGCAGCCGTGGATGCCTCCAGCGGTGATCTGGGCCCGGGACCGCCCTGCTCTGCGTTAGCTGATCTCACACTGGGTCGGATGGAGAGTTACTGCCTCCCAGGCTCTCTGCCTGTGCTGTTGGAGCtcagagagagcagcagtgagGCGGGCTCCAGCTCCCTGACACCCCAGTCTCCAGAGGGGCCTGACGAGTTCTTTGACACTCAGGAGTCGATGGAATTGTGGATGGACAGTCCAGAAAGCCTCCCCCGTCCTGAGACTCCTCTAGAGGTCGGAGCCACTCGCACAGCAGAGCCGTAG
- the ppip5k1a gene encoding inositol hexakisphosphate and diphosphoinositol-pentakisphosphate kinase 2 isoform X3, with product MSEPNSPGESRRGAPRFFVGCEDDESEVLEDSMRTDMELYEDDEDTDSPPEQQIVVGICCMMKKSKSKPMTQILERLCRFEYITVVIFPEDVILNEPVDKWPLCDCLISFHSKGFPLDKAVSYAKLRNPLLINDLNMQYYIQDRREVYRILQEEGIDLPRYAVLNRDPDKPDECNLVEGEDHVEVNGEIFQKPFVEKPVCAEDHNVYIYYPTSAGGGSQRLFRKIGSRSSVYSPESNVRKTGSYIYEEFMPTDGTDVKVYTVGPDYAHAEARKSPALDGKVERDSEGKEVRYPVMLSAMEKLVARKVCLAFKQTVCGFDLLRANGHSYVCDVNGFSFVKNSMKYYDDCAKILGNIVMRELAPQFQIPWSIPTEAEDIPIVPTTSGTMMELRCVIAVIRHGDRTPKQKMKMEVRNPMFFDLFEKYGGYKTGKLKLKKPKQLQEVLDITRQLLAELGQHNDCEIEEKKSKLEQLKTVLEMYGHFSGINRKVQLTYLPHGQPKTSSEEEDTRKEGPSLLLVLKWGGELTPAGRVQAEELGRAFRCMYPGGQGDYAGFPGCGLLRLHSTYRHDLKIYASDEGRVQMTAAAFAKGLLALEGELTPILVQMVKSANMNGLLDNDSDSLSSCQHRVKARLHEILQKDRDFTDEDFDRLAPTCSASLVNSMKIVQNPVATCDRVYSLIQSLTSQIRKRMEDPKSADLQLYHSETLELMLQRWSKLERDFRMKNGRYDISKIPDIYDCVKYDVIHNATLGLEDTLELFRLSRALADIVIPQEYGINKVEKLDIAYAYCLPLVRKIQLDLQRTHEDESVNKLHPLYSRGVMSPGRHVRTRLYFTSESHVHSLLSIFRYGGLLDEEKDQQWKRAMDYLSAVSELNYMTQIVIMLYEDNNKDLSSEERFHVELHFSPGVKGVEEEENAPTGFGFRPASAEVARQNGQKQPDPGSLEDLSRDETDRAVPLSEPITIQRKSPLIRNHKTGSMEVLSETSSSKVGSYRLFSLCSRQSPEMKQSGLGSQCAGLFSTTVLGGSSSAPNLQDYARAHRKKFSTGSLSYKDELLSMPAVKRFSVSFAKYPTNEPLEEHHVAQLLRRFSTDLSLGCHLSLDVALAHHLHQCSYHLRLFRNWLISGQDPIEYLHGFEGCSMVPSIYPLETLHNSLSLKQVNEFLAGVCESAGDPHTRTTRALSAMFDTHNQPSVDAYIPQRVSSSISLRSRSDRPPWYSSGPSSTVSSAGPSSPTTADTSPRFSFSDKISLTPQSSEETHSSQNISTQPVAAVGLQVLDPTCLAISIPSEVPLTPNNSPEDDAEHCAVTGHQPDDPECTQEGPEVDSAAVDASSGDLGPGPPCSALADLTLGRMESYCLPGSLPVLLELRESSSEAGSSSLTPQSPEGPDEFFDTQESMELWMDSPESLPRPETPLEVGATRTAEP from the exons ATGTCAGAGCCCAACAGCCCGGGCGAGAGCCGGCGTGGCGCTCCCAGATTCTTCGTGGGCTGCGAGGACGATGAGAGCGAGGTCCTGGAGGACAGCATGAGGACAGACATGGAGCTATATGAGGACGACGAAGACACAGACTCG CCCCCGGAGCAACAGATCGTGGTGGGGATCTGCTGCATGATGAAGAAGTCCAAGTCTAAGCCAATGACCCAGATCCTGGAGAGGCTGTGCAGGTTTGAGTACATCACTGTGGTCATCTTCCCAGAGGACGTCATCCTCAACGAGCCCGTGGACAAATGGCCTCTCTGTGACTGCCTCATCTCCTTCCACTCCAAgg GATTCCCGCTGGATAAGGCAGTGAGCTATGCCAAACTGAGAAACCCTCTGCTCATCAATGACCTGAACATGCAGTACTACATACAGGACAG GAGAGAGGTGTATCGCATCCTGCAGGAGGAAGGGATTGATCTACCACGCTATGCTGTGCTGAACCGTGACCCAGATAAACCAGATG agtgtaACCTGGTGGAAGGAGAGGACCATGTGGAGGTGAATGGAGAAATATTCCAGAAGCCTTTTGTTGAGAAGCCTGTCTGCGCTGAGGACCACAACGTCTACATCTACTACCCCACCTCTGCTGGTGGTGGCAGCCAGCGACTCTTCAGAAAG ATCGGGAGCCGGAGCAGTGTGTACTCACCAGAGAGCAATGTGAGGAAGACAGGCTCTTACATCTATGAGGAGTTCATGCCAACAGACGGCACAGATGTTAAG GTGTACACTGTGGGGCCGGACTATGCTCATGCTGAGGCTCGGAAGTCCCCTGCGCTGGACGGgaaggtggagagagacagcgagGGGAAGGAGGTCCGCTACCCCGTCATGCTCTCAGCCATGGAGAAACTGGTGGCCCGTAAGGTCTGCCTAGCATTCAAG CAAACTGTGTGTGGCTTCGATCTTCTCCGAGCCAATGGACACTCCTATGTGTGTGATGTCAATGGTTTCAGCTTCGTGAAGAACTCAATGAAGTACTACGACGACTGTGCCAAGATCCTTGG GAACATCGTGATGCGTGAGCTGGCTCCTCAGTTTCAGATTCCTTGGTCCATCCCTACTGAGGCAGAGGACATCCCCATTGTCCCCACTACGTCAGGGACCAT GATGGAGCTACGCTGTGTCATCGCTGTCATCCGACATGGAGACAGAACGCCCAAACAGAAGATGAAGATGGAAGTTCGCAACCCCAT GTTCTTTGATCTGTTTGAAAAATATGGAGGGTACAAAACAGGGAAATTAAAGCTGAAGAAGCCAAAACAACTGCAG GAGGTGCTGGACATCACACGGCAGTTGTTAGCAGAACTAGGGCAACACAATGACTGCGAGATAGAAGAGAAGAAGTCCAAACTGGAGCAGCTGAAGACGGTTCTGGAAAT GTATGGCCACTTCTCGGGGATCAACAGAAAAGTGCAACTAACTTACTTGCCCCATGGGCAGCCCAAAACCTCAAGTGAGGAAGAAG ACACACGTAAGGAAGGTCCGtctctgctgctggtgctgaaGTGGGGAGGAGAGCTGACTCCTGCTGGCAGAGTACAGGCTGAGGAGCTGGGAAGGGCCTTCCGCTGTATGTACCCCGGAGGACAAG GAGACTATGCTGGATTTCCAGGCTGTGGGTTACTGCGGCTACACAGCACCTACAGACACGACCTGAAGATATATGCGTCTGATGAAGGCAGGGTGCAGATGACGGCCGCAGCCTTCGCAAAG ggtttgctggctctggagGGTGAGCTGACACCCATCCTGGTGCAGATGGTGAAGAGCGCCAACATGAACGGGCTGCTGGACAACGACAGCGACTCCCTGAGCAGCTGCCAGCACCGCGTCAAGGCTCGACTCCATGAGATTCTGCAGAAGGACAGAGACTTCACCGACGAAGACTTTGACAGG ctGGCCCCGACCTGTAGTGCCTCTTTGGTGAATTCAATGAAGATAGTCCAGAACCCAGTGGCCACATGTGACCGGGTCTACTCCCTCATTCAGAGCCTCACCTCCCAGATCCGGAAAAGGATGGAGGACCCCAAGTCAGCTG ACCTGCAGCTGTACCACAGTGAGACACTGGAGCTAATGCTGCAGCGCTGGTCAAAACTTGAGAGGGACTTCCGCATGAAGAACGGCCGCTACGACATCAGTAAAATACCTGACATTTACGACTGCGTGAAGTACGATGTCATCCACAATGCTACACTGGGCCTTGAGGACACACTGGAGCTGTTCAGACTCTCTCGAGCTTTGGCTGACATCGTCATCCCgcag GAATATGGCATAAATAAAGTGGAGAAATTGGACATAGCATACGCCTACTGCCTTCCACTGGTCAGAAAGATCCAGCTTGACCTGCAGAGGACCCACGAGGACGAGTCTGTCAACAAACTGCACCCTCT GTACTCTCGCGGAGTGATGTCTCCTGGGCGCCATGTCAGGACACGTTTATATTTCACCAGTGAGAGTCATGTCCACTCCCTGCTCAGCATTTTCCGCTATGGAGGCCTGCTTGAT GAGGAGAAGGACCAGCAGTGGAAGCGTGCCATGGATTACCTCAGTGCTGTCTCTGAACTCAACTACATGACTCAGATTGTCATCATGTTGTATGAGGACAACAATAAg GACCTCTCCTCAGAGGAACGCTTCCACGTAGAGCTTCACTTCAGCCCTGGTGTCAAAGgtgttgaggaggaggagaacgcACCAACCGGCTTTGGCTTCAGGCCTGCTTCTGCAGAGGTAGCACGGCAG AACGGGCAGAAACAGCCCGACCCCGGCAGCCTGGAGGACCTCTCACGAGATGAGACCGACCGCGCCGTGCCGCTGTCTGAGCCAATCACTATTCAGAGGAAGTCCCCACTCATACGCAATCATAAGACTGGATCCATGGAG GTTCTGTCAGAGACATCATCCTCCAAAGTAGGCAGTTATCGGCTCTTCTCGCTCTGCTCACGTCAGTCCCCTGAGATGAAACAAAGTGGATTGG GCTCTCAGTGCGCCGGGCTCTTCAGCACCACTGTCCTAGGTGGGTCCTCTAGCGCCCCTAACCTGCAGGACTACGCACGCGCACATCGCAAAAAATTCTCCACTGGCAGTCTGTCCTACAAAGACG aGTTGTTGTCTATGCCGGCAGTAAAACGATTTTCTGTGTCGTTTGCAAAGTATCCGACTAATG agCCCTTGGAGGAGCATCATGTGGCCCAGTTGTTGAGGCGTTTCTCCACCGACCTCAGCCTGGGCTGCCACCTCTCTCTGGACGTGGCGCTggcccaccacctccaccagtGCTCCTACCACCTCCGCCTCTTCCGAAACTGGCTCATCTCCGGCCAAGACCCCATAGAGTACCTCCACG GCTTCGAAGGCTGCTCCATGGTGCCCTCCATCTATCCTCTGGAAACGCTTCACAACTCACTGTCGCTAAAACAGGTCAACGAGTTCCTCGCCGGTGTGTGCGAAAGCGCAGGGGATCCACACACGAGGACTACCAGAG CTCTATCAGCCATGTTTGACACACACAACCAGCCGTCAGTGGACGCGTACATCCCTCAGAGagtctcttcctccatctctctcagaTCTCGTTCTGACAGACCTCCTTGGT ACAGCAGCGGTCCATCCAGCACAGTATCCAGCGCTGGACCATCCTCTCCCACTACAGCTGACACTTCCCCACGCTTCAGCTTCAGTGATAAGATCTCCCTCACCCCTCAGAGCAGCGAGGAAACTCACTCCTCCCAAAACATTTCCACTCAGCCAGTGGCTGCCGTCGGGTTACAAGTCCTTGACCCAACTTGCCTTGCTATTTCAATCCCCTCTGAAGTCCCTCTGACTCCAAATAACTCACCAGAGGATGATGCTGAGCACTGCGCTGTTACTGGTCACCAGCCTGATGATCCTGAATGCacacaggaagggccagaggtGGATTCTGCAGCCGTGGATGCCTCCAGCGGTGATCTGGGCCCGGGACCGCCCTGCTCTGCGTTAGCTGATCTCACACTGGGTCGGATGGAGAGTTACTGCCTCCCAGGCTCTCTGCCTGTGCTGTTGGAGCtcagagagagcagcagtgagGCGGGCTCCAGCTCCCTGACACCCCAGTCTCCAGAGGGGCCTGACGAGTTCTTTGACACTCAGGAGTCGATGGAATTGTGGATGGACAGTCCAGAAAGCCTCCCCCGTCCTGAGACTCCTCTAGAGGTCGGAGCCACTCGCACAGCAGAGCCGTAG